Within the Pseudomonas orientalis genome, the region TGTTCGACTGCCTGCGCGCCGATGGGCGCAAAGTGCCGATCGAGCTGCGCGTGGTGCTGGTGTGGGACGAACATGGCGCGTTTGAAGGCATCCTCGGCGTCGGCCGTGATATCAGCCAGCAACGCCGCGCGGAAAAAGACCTGCGCATGGCGGCCACGGTGTTCGAACACTCCACCTCGGCGATCCTGATCACCGACCCGGCCGGCTATATCGTACAGGCCAACGAAGCCTTCAGTCGGGTCAGCGGTTACGCCGTCAGCGATGTACTCGACCAGTTGCCGAACATGCTCACCGTCGACGAACAGCAGGAAGCCCACCTGCGCTACGTGCTCAAGCAATTGCACCAGCACAGCACCTGGGAAGGTGAAGTGTGGCTCAAGCGCCGCAATGGCGAGCACTACCCGGCCTGGGTCGGTATCACGGCAGTGTTCGATGATGAAGGCGACCTGGCCAGCTACGTGTGTTTCTTCAGCGATATCAGCGAGCGCAAGGCCAGCGAACAGCGCATCCACCGCCTGGCCTACTACGACGCCTTGACCCACCTGCCCAACCGCACGCTGTTCCAGGACCGCCTGCACACCGCGTTGCAATCGGCCGAGCGGCAGAAATCGTGGGTGGTGCTGATGTTCCTCGACCTCGACCGCTTCAAGCCGATCAACGACTCCCTGGGCCATGCCGCGGGCGACCGTATGCTCAAGGAAATGGCCACGCGCCTGCTCGGTTGCGTGGCCGAAGACGACACCGTGGCACGGATGGGCGGCGACGAGTTCACCCTGCTGCTGCAACCGCGTATCAACCGCGAAATGGCGCTGAACCGTGCCATCACTGTGGCCGAACAGATACTGGCCAGCCTGGTGAAGCCGTTCGTGCTCGAAGGCCGTGAGTTCTTCGTCACCGCCAGCATCGGCATCGCCCTGAGTCCCCAGGACGGTAACGAGCTGAGCCAGCTGATGAAAAACGCCGACACGGCGATGTACCACGCCAAGGAGCGCGGCAAGAACAACTTCCAGTTCTACCAGGCCGACATGAACGCCAGCGCCCTGGAGCGCCTGGAACTGGAAAGCGACCTGCGCCACGCCCTGGAACAGGACGAATTCGTGCTCTATTACCAGCCGCAGTTCAGCGGCGACGGCAAACGCCTGACCGGCGCCGAAGCCCTGCTGCGCTGGCGTCATCCACGCCGCGGCCTGGTGCCGCCGGGGGATTTCATTCCGGTGCTCGAAGAGCTGGGTCTGGTGGTGGATGTGGGCGACTGGGTGATCAGCGAAGCCTGTCGCCAGCTCAAGACCTGGCACCAGAACAAAGTGCGAGTGCCGAAAGTCTCGGTCAACATCTCGGCGCGACAGTTCTCCGACGGGCAGTTGGGCACGCGCATCGCCACCATCCTCAAGGACACCGGCCTGCCACCGGCGTGCCTGGAGCTGGAGCTGACCGAAAGTATCCTGATGCGCGAAGTCAACGAAGCCATGCAGATCCTCGCCAGCCTGAAAAACCTGGGGCTGAGCATTGCGGTCGACGACTTCGGCACCGGTTATTCATCGCTCAATTACCTCAAGCAATTCCCCATCGACGTCCTGAAGATCGACCGCACCTTCGTCGACGGCCTGCCCTCCGGCGAGCAGGATGCGCAGATCGCCCGCGCCATCATCGCCATGGCCCACAGCCTGAACCTGGCGGTGATCGCCGAGGGCGTGGAAACCCACGAGCAGTTGGACTTCCTGCGCGAGCATGGCTGCGATGAAGTGCAGGGCTACCTGTTCGGGCGGCCGATGCCGGCGAATCGGTTCGAGGCGCAGTTCAGCAATGATGCGCTGTTCATGTTTGACTGAGATGTGTGGTGAGGCCACTGGCCTCATCGGGGGCAAGCCCCCTCCCACACTTGAATGTGTTCGCAGATCAAAATGTGGGAGGGGGCTTGCCCCCGATGAGGCCGGCACAGTCACCACCCACACCCAGATGAGCCCCACTTGTCCGCGACATGATGTCCTTTCATATGCCATCCAAAACCCATTGGGTTAGAATGCCCTCCTTTTCTGCCCCCGATCCTTGAGGACCGCCATGTTCAGCCGTGATTTGACTATTGCCAAGTACGACGCCGATCTCTTCGCCGCCATGGAGCAAGAAGCCGTGCGCCAGGAAGAGCACATCGAGCTGATCGCTTCGGAAAACTACACCAGCCCTGCGGTGATGGAGGCTCAAGGCTCGGTACTGACCAACAAGTACGCCGAAGGCTACCCAGGCAAGCGCTACTACGGTGGTTGCGAGTATGTAGACGTGGTTGAGCAGTTGGCCATCGACCGTGCCAAAGAACTGTTCGGCGCCGATTACGCCAACGTCCAGCCGCACGCAGGTTCCCAGGCCAACAGCGCGGTGTACCTGGCCCTGCTGCAAGGTGGCGACACCATCCTGGGCATGAGCCTGGCCCACGGCGGCCACCTGACCCACGGCGCCAGCGTGTCCTCCTCCGGCAAGCTGTACAACGCCGTTCAATACGGTATCGATGCCAATGGCCTGATCGACTACGACGAAGTCGAGCGCCTGGCGGTCGAGCACAAGCCAAAAATGATCGTGGCCGGTTTCTCTGCCTACTCGCAGATCCTGGATTTCCCGCGCTTCCGCGAAATCGCTGACAAGGTCGGTGCTTACCTGTTCGTCGACATGGCGCACGTGGCCGGTCTGGTCGCTGCTGGCGTCTACCCGAACCCGGTGCCTTACGCCGATGTGGTCACCACCACTACCCACAAGACCCTGCGCGGTCCACGTGGCGGCCTGATCCTGGCGCGCGCCAATGCCGAGATCGAGAAGAAGCTCAACTCCGCCGTATTCCCGGGCGCCCAGGGTGGCCCGCTGGAACACGTGATCGCGGCCAAGGCGATCTGCTTCAAGGAAGCGCTGCAACCTGAGTTCAAGACCTACCAGCAACAAGTGGTCAAGAACGCCAAGGCCATGGCCGGCGTGTTCATCGAGCGCGGTTTTGACGTGGTGTCCGGCGGTACCGAGAACCACCTGTTCCTGCTGTCGCTGATCAAGCAGGACATTTCCGGTAAAGATGCTGACGCTGCCCTGGGCAAAGCCTTCATCACCGTGAACAAGAACTCCGTGCCGAACGACCCACGTTCACCGTTCGTCACCTCCGGCCTGCGCTTCGGCACGCCGGCTGTGACCACCCGTGGCTTCAAGGAAGCCGAGTGCAAGGAACTGGCCGGCTGGATCTGCGACATCCTGGCGGACCTGAACAACGAAGCCGTGATCGACGCGGTACGTGAGAAGGTCAAGGCCATCTGCAAGAAGCTGCCGGTGTACGGCGCCTGATTGCAGTTGCTTGAATGAAAAGCCCGGCTCTTGAGCCGGGCTTTTTTATTCCAATTTGAAATGCGGTCAAGTGTGGGAGGGGGCTTGCCCCCGATGGCAATCTATCAGTCGCTGCCTGTGGTGACTGACACTCAGCTATCGGGGGCAAGCCCCTCCCACATTTGGTTGCATTTCAAGTCAGGTGGGTTGGTAGACCCTGGCAAACCCTTCTCGAATCTTGTCTTCCGGCAATTCATCGGCAATAAACACAATCACACTTTCCCGCGTCTCACCTTCGGCCCACTCGGTGTCCCAATCGAAGCCGTAGAGCTTCAGCACGCCCTGAAACACCATGCGCCGATCCTCTCCGGCAATGTTCAGCACGCCCTTGTAGCGCAGCAGTTGCTTGCCATGGTCTTCCAGCAGCTCGTTCATGAACTCACTGAGGCGGTCGATATCCAGCGGCTGGTCGGTGCGCAGTACCAGGCTGGAAATACGATCGACCGATGGCGCAGCGCTGACCGGGCGCAGGCTCATGCCGGCGTTGAGGTTGAAGCCGCGCACATCCAGTAACTCGGCCAGGTCGATCTTGCCATGCTCCAACACCCGGATCGGTGCGCGGCGATTGATGCGGGTCAGGCGTTCGCTGAGGGCGTTGAAGGAGGCTTCGTCCACCAGGTCGCGCTTGCTCACCAGCAGGCGGTCGGCAAAGCCGATCTGGGCCTGTGCGATGGTCTGGGTCAGGTGTTGCTCGGCGTGGGCCGCGTCCACCAGGGTGATGATGCCGTCGAGGATATAGCGCTCGCGCAGTTCTTCGTCGATGAAAAAGGTCTGGGCCACCGGCGCGGGATCGGCCAGGCCGGTGCACTCGATCACCAGACGGTCGAAGGCGATTTCGCCGCTGTCCAGCCGCTCGAGCAGCAAGTACAGCGCCTTGGTCAAATCGGTATGGATGGTGCAGCACACGCAGCCGTTGGAGAGGGTCATGACCTGTACCGGCTCTGCGCCCAACAGTTGGGTATCGATGCCGGCATCACTGAATTCGTTTTCGATCACGGCGATTTTCAAGCCGTGTTCGGCCTTGAGCAGATGGCGCAGCAAGGTGGTCTTGCCGGCGCCGAGAAAGCCGCTGAGCACGGTGACCGGAATGGGAGAGGACACAGACAGTTCTCCTTATATCTGAAGGAACATAAAACAAATGTGGGAGGGGGCTTGCCCCCGATGGCGGTGTGTCAGGCACTGATGTGTCGCTGATACACCGCTATCGGGGGCAAGCCCCCTCCCACATGGAATCACTACTGGCCCGAGTGCCGGGTCAGCAGCACTTGGGCCCACCCTTGCCGCCGTAACGGGCCTCCTGGCGTTCGCGGAAGAACGCCTTGTAGTCCATCATCGGCTTGTCCGGGTGCTTGGTTTGCATATGCTCGACGTACGTGTCGTAGTCGGGCATGCCGACCATCAGGCGCGCGGCCTGACCGAGGTATTTACCGAGGCGACTGATGTCATTGAACATGGGTGCAATCCTCGGTTATGCGTCCGGTACGGCCTGGAACGGCGCTTCTTTATCCGTACGCTCTTTGTTGCCCCAGGCGGCAATGCCGACCTTGAGCGCATAGAACAGGATGCTGAACACCACGAACAGGAACAGCGCCGTCAGCGTTGCGTTGGTGTAGGCGTTGTAGATCACGTGCTGCATCTGGTCGATGCTCTTGGCCGGGGCGAGGATCTGGCCATTGGCCAGGGCATCGCTGTATTTCTTCGCCAGCGACAGGAAGCCGATTGCCGGGTTGGCGTCGAACAGCTTGATAAAGCCCGCCGTGGTGGTGCAGATCAACAGCCAGACGGCCGGCACCAGGGTCACCCAAATGTAGCGCTGACGCTTCATTTTGATCAGCACAACCGTGGCGAGCATCAGCGCGATCCCGGCCAGCATCTGGTTGGAGATACCGAACAGCGGCCACAAGGTGTTGATGCCGCCCAGTGGGTCGATCACGCCCTGGTACAGCAGGTAACCCCACATTGCCACACAACCGGCGGTGGCGATGAGGTTGGCGGTCCAGGATTCGGTGCGCTTGAGCGACGGCACGAAGGAGCCGAGCAGGTCCTGCAGCATGAAACGGCCGGCACGGGTACCGGCGTCGACCGCCGTCAGGATGAACAGCGCTTCGAACAGGATCGCAAAGTGGTACCAGAACGCCATGGTGTTTTCACCCGGCAGTACGCTGTGCAGAATCTGCGCGATACCCACCGCCAGGGTCGGTGCACCACCGGCACGGGCCAGGATGGTGGTTTCACCGATGTCATGGGCCACGGCCGACAGCGCCTCGGGGGTGATTGCAAAGCCCCAGCTGCTGACAGTCTGCGCCACGGTCACCACGTCGCTACCGACAATCGCCGCCGGGCTGTTCATGGCGAAGTACACGCCAGGCTCGATCACCGACGCGGCAACCATCGCCATGATGGCCACGAACGACTCCATCAGCATGCCGCCGTAACCGATGTAGCGCGCATGGCTTTCATTGGCCAGCAGCTTGGGCGTGGTGCCCGAGGAGATCAGCGCATGGAAACCGGAGACCGCGCCGCAGGCAATGGTGATGAACAGGAACGGGAACAGGCCGCCCTTCCACACCGGGCCGGTGCCGTCGATGAACTGGGTAAGCGCCGGCATTTTCAGGTCAGGCATGGTGACCAGGATGCCAATCGCCAGCGCGATGATGGTGCCGATTTTCAGGAACGTCGACAGGTAGTCACGCGGGGCCAGGATCAGCCATACCGGCAATACTGCGGCAACAAAACCGTAGCCGATCAGCATCCAGGTGATCTGGATGCCGGTAAAGGTGAAGGCCTTGGCCCACACCGGGTCAGCGGCGATCTGCCCGCCCAGCCAGATCGAACCCAGCAGCAACAGCACGCCGATGATCGAAATCTCGCCAATGCGGCCCGGGCGGATGTAACGCATGTAAATGCCCATGAACATCGCGATCGGGATGGTCGCCATCACCGTGAAGATGCCCCACGGGCTCTCGGCCAGGGCCTTGACCACGATCAGCGCCAGCACCGCGAGGATGATGATCATGATCAGGAAGCAGCCGAACAGCGCAATGGTCCCGGGAATGCGGCCCATTTCTTCGCGGACCATGTCGCCCAGGGAACGGCCGTTACGCCGGGTGGACAGGAACAGAATCATGAAATCCTGCACCGCACCGGCCAGCACCACACCGGCAATCAGCCAGAGCGTGCCGGGCAGGTAACCCATTTGCGCCGCCAATACCGGGCCGACCAGAGGGCCCGCGCCGGCAATCGCCGCAAAGTGGTGACCGAAAAGGATGTGTTTATTGGTCGGCACGTAGTCCAGACCGTCGTTGTTGACCACTGCGGGGGTTGCTCGCCGTGGGTCCAGTTGCATCACGTTATTGGCGATGAACAGGCTGTAATACCGGTACGCGACCAGGTAGATGGCCACCGCAGCGACCACAATCCACAAGGCGTTGATCGCCTCGCCGCGGCGCAAGGCCACTACGCCGAGGGCGCACGCTCCTACGATTGCCAGCACCAGCCAGGGGAGATGGCGTAGCAGGCTATTATTATTTTTCATTTTTATATTCCAGCCAGGGTGGACAGAAAGGACAGCCAGCCCGAGTTTAGCGCTGTTGG harbors:
- the glyA gene encoding serine hydroxymethyltransferase, with product MFSRDLTIAKYDADLFAAMEQEAVRQEEHIELIASENYTSPAVMEAQGSVLTNKYAEGYPGKRYYGGCEYVDVVEQLAIDRAKELFGADYANVQPHAGSQANSAVYLALLQGGDTILGMSLAHGGHLTHGASVSSSGKLYNAVQYGIDANGLIDYDEVERLAVEHKPKMIVAGFSAYSQILDFPRFREIADKVGAYLFVDMAHVAGLVAAGVYPNPVPYADVVTTTTHKTLRGPRGGLILARANAEIEKKLNSAVFPGAQGGPLEHVIAAKAICFKEALQPEFKTYQQQVVKNAKAMAGVFIERGFDVVSGGTENHLFLLSLIKQDISGKDADAALGKAFITVNKNSVPNDPRSPFVTSGLRFGTPAVTTRGFKEAECKELAGWICDILADLNNEAVIDAVREKVKAICKKLPVYGA
- the yjiA gene encoding GTPase — protein: MSSPIPVTVLSGFLGAGKTTLLRHLLKAEHGLKIAVIENEFSDAGIDTQLLGAEPVQVMTLSNGCVCCTIHTDLTKALYLLLERLDSGEIAFDRLVIECTGLADPAPVAQTFFIDEELRERYILDGIITLVDAAHAEQHLTQTIAQAQIGFADRLLVSKRDLVDEASFNALSERLTRINRRAPIRVLEHGKIDLAELLDVRGFNLNAGMSLRPVSAAPSVDRISSLVLRTDQPLDIDRLSEFMNELLEDHGKQLLRYKGVLNIAGEDRRMVFQGVLKLYGFDWDTEWAEGETRESVIVFIADELPEDKIREGFARVYQPT
- a CDS encoding YbdD/YjiX family protein, encoding MFNDISRLGKYLGQAARLMVGMPDYDTYVEHMQTKHPDKPMMDYKAFFRERQEARYGGKGGPKCC
- a CDS encoding carbon starvation CstA family protein; translation: MKNNNSLLRHLPWLVLAIVGACALGVVALRRGEAINALWIVVAAVAIYLVAYRYYSLFIANNVMQLDPRRATPAVVNNDGLDYVPTNKHILFGHHFAAIAGAGPLVGPVLAAQMGYLPGTLWLIAGVVLAGAVQDFMILFLSTRRNGRSLGDMVREEMGRIPGTIALFGCFLIMIIILAVLALIVVKALAESPWGIFTVMATIPIAMFMGIYMRYIRPGRIGEISIIGVLLLLGSIWLGGQIAADPVWAKAFTFTGIQITWMLIGYGFVAAVLPVWLILAPRDYLSTFLKIGTIIALAIGILVTMPDLKMPALTQFIDGTGPVWKGGLFPFLFITIACGAVSGFHALISSGTTPKLLANESHARYIGYGGMLMESFVAIMAMVAASVIEPGVYFAMNSPAAIVGSDVVTVAQTVSSWGFAITPEALSAVAHDIGETTILARAGGAPTLAVGIAQILHSVLPGENTMAFWYHFAILFEALFILTAVDAGTRAGRFMLQDLLGSFVPSLKRTESWTANLIATAGCVAMWGYLLYQGVIDPLGGINTLWPLFGISNQMLAGIALMLATVVLIKMKRQRYIWVTLVPAVWLLICTTTAGFIKLFDANPAIGFLSLAKKYSDALANGQILAPAKSIDQMQHVIYNAYTNATLTALFLFVVFSILFYALKVGIAAWGNKERTDKEAPFQAVPDA